AAGTTTCAGCCCGTGTGGGCGAACCGGCGGTTGATGCGCGCGGTGAGCCTGCGCGCCAGCCAGCGGGGGGCCAGGCGCGGGGCCAGGGCCAGCAGCCGATTGCGCCAGCCGGGGATGATGATCGCGCGCTTCTTCTCCAGGGCGCGGACGGTCATCAGCGCCAGCTCCTCGGCACCCATCAGCAGCTTGCTGCCCTCCAGCGGACGGCTGTCGAGCCCGGCAGTGCGGAAGAAGGCGCTGCGGGTGGGGCCAGGGCAGAGCACCGAAACGCTGACCCCGCGCGGCTTGAGTTCTTCGCGCAGGGCCTCGGAGAAATGCAGCACGTAGGCCTTGCTGGCGTAGTAGTTGCTCATCCAGGCGCCCGGCTGGAAGGCGGCGATCGAGGCGACATTGAGAATCTGCCCGGTGCCCCGGGCGGCCATGGTCGCGCCGATGGCATGGCAGAGGCGGGCGAGGGCCAGGATATTCACCTCGATCAACCGTTGTTCGCGACTCCAGTCCTGGGCGACGAAGGCGCCTGAGGTGCCGAGACCGGCATTGTTCACCAGCAGGTCGATAGTGAGCTCGCTTTGCTCCAGTTCATGCAGCAGGCCAGACAGCTGCAGCGGCTGACTCAGGTCGCAGGTACGAAACAGCACCTCCACGGCAAAGCGCTGGCTCAACTCCAGGGCGATGCTTTCCAGCGCCGGACGCTGCCGGGCGACCAGAATAAGGTTGCGCCCGCGGCGTGCCAGGGCTTCGGCCAGGGCTAGGCCGATACCGCTGGAGGCACCAGTGATCAGGGCGTAACGGGGCATCGGGGCGTCTCCGGGAAAGGGGGGGCTGGTTGGACCACTGCGGCGCCGCAGGGTTGCCTGGGCGGCGCCTATCTTACCGCCGCCCGCGGGCCCTTCGGCAAAAGAAACCGAGCGCGATGCGCCGGTCAGGGGCTGGGAGGGCTCAGCTCGAGGCCGCTCAGGGCTATGCCGAGCATGGCGAAGCCACCCAGGAACAGGCTCAGCAGGCCGCCGAACAGCAGGATCAGGAACAGCCCGGCGAGGACCTTCACCGCGATGCTGTTGGGCGGGGGCGGCGGTCCATAGCGGTTGGCACCGGCGCTGCCCGGTAGCACCAGCATCAGGATCCAGAACAAGCTGTTGACCACGGGAACGATATTGAGCAGCAGGAGCCAGGCGCTCCAGCCGACATCGTGCAGGCGCTGCGCGCCGATCTGTACGCTGACCACCAGCGTGCCGAGCACCGCGCCGATGGCCAGCACCAGTCCGAGTGTCTCCGCGATGTTGGTCGCGATCGCCACCACCGCCATGATCCCGGCGAAGGCGACGCTGAGCATCAGTGACCAGGCCAGGTAGCGCAGACGCCCTATGCGTCCGTCGAGGCTAAAGACGTTGAGTTCGCCGACTGCGGGCAAGGCCTTGGCGACCGCTGCCTTCGGCGTGGCGTACGGGCTGTTGGCGGGGGCGGCGGCGTGATCGGGCGTGCCGGGCGTGGCCTGGGCGAACAGCGCCTGGTGAGCGATGTACTTGCCGATGATGATGCCGCAGGCGGCGCAGGAGGCCGCCTTGCGTTGCTGCTGGCCGCACTTCGGGCAGACCATGGTGGCCGCGAACTGAGGTGTCTCCCCGAGCGTCTCCGCATCCTTGCCGCCTAGCAGGCTCATGCTGGCGCCTGCGTCGGGCTCCTTGCGGGCCTTGGCGCCGGCGCGATGCAGGGCGGCGAGGTACTGATCGGCCTCGCTTTCCTGCAGGTCGCGCTTGATGGCGACGGCGTTGCCGCAGAACAGGCTGTTGATCCGCGTGCGATCGCTCTTGAACAGACGGGCGAGGTTGTCCTTGGCGGTTTCCAGGGCCACTTCGGGCATC
The genomic region above belongs to Pseudomonas benzenivorans and contains:
- a CDS encoding SDR family NAD(P)-dependent oxidoreductase; the encoded protein is MPRYALITGASSGIGLALAEALARRGRNLILVARQRPALESIALELSQRFAVEVLFRTCDLSQPLQLSGLLHELEQSELTIDLLVNNAGLGTSGAFVAQDWSREQRLIEVNILALARLCHAIGATMAARGTGQILNVASIAAFQPGAWMSNYYASKAYVLHFSEALREELKPRGVSVSVLCPGPTRSAFFRTAGLDSRPLEGSKLLMGAEELALMTVRALEKKRAIIIPGWRNRLLALAPRLAPRWLARRLTARINRRFAHTG
- a CDS encoding DUF805 domain-containing protein; the encoded protein is MTQPRFKIVFDGELMPEVALETAKDNLARLFKSDRTRINSLFCGNAVAIKRDLQESEADQYLAALHRAGAKARKEPDAGASMSLLGGKDAETLGETPQFAATMVCPKCGQQQRKAASCAACGIIIGKYIAHQALFAQATPGTPDHAAAPANSPYATPKAAVAKALPAVGELNVFSLDGRIGRLRYLAWSLMLSVAFAGIMAVVAIATNIAETLGLVLAIGAVLGTLVVSVQIGAQRLHDVGWSAWLLLLNIVPVVNSLFWILMLVLPGSAGANRYGPPPPPNSIAVKVLAGLFLILLFGGLLSLFLGGFAMLGIALSGLELSPPSP